A window of Elgaria multicarinata webbii isolate HBS135686 ecotype San Diego chromosome 2, rElgMul1.1.pri, whole genome shotgun sequence contains these coding sequences:
- the LOC134393693 gene encoding uncharacterized protein LOC134393693, whose protein sequence is MLPDEDRDDLCAAIAMLILLLSEYQRLRAQVAARRRQLREQLGRWLLRRSKLRAALCRTRLAMLAAYGDYVRETRRRFWARPRSKDWWENFVLKEWDDEQWLSHFRMSRGTFFEIVEELRPHLDRRLTVMRRPIPVEKRLAITLWRLATPCVYRTTAEQFGVGCSTAAQIVLEVCFAMEVTLLARTVKIGNVAEIMHGFGELGFPHCVGAVDGSHIPLQSPIHQASEYINRKDEYSMILQGTCDHKGRFINVEIGWSGKNHDAYVFANSGLCETMDAGVFVPTHPTIRLHGQQIPPLIIADGAYPLREWLMKPYGGALTPQQAHFNRCLRRARLVVEQAFGRLKGRWRSIGVRLELAEENIPSVISACVILHNICETKGHAMLVEAAEHNSVELATLGEPYVNEANRHTREGHKVRDAIREFLWANRR, encoded by the exons atgctccctgacgaggaccgtgacgatctttgcgcggccatagccatgctgatcttgcttctgtcggagtatcagcgcctccgtgcacaggtggctgccaggcggcggcagttgcgggaacaactggggaggtggctactccgccgcagcaagctgcgggccgccctctgccgaacgaggctagccatgctggccgcgtatggcgactacgtccgcgagacacgccgccgcttctgggcccggccgaggagcaaggactggtgggagaactttgtcctgaaggagtgggacgatgagcaatggctgagccatttccgcatgagcaggggcaccttttttgaaatcgtggaggagttgcggccgcatctggacaggaggttgactgtcatgcgtagacctatcccagtggagaaacgcctagccatcaccctatggaggctggctaccccttgcgtctacaggaccacagcagagcagttcggggtaggctgctctacggcggcacaaatagtcctggaggtgtgctttgccatggaagtgaccctcctagctcgtacagtcaagattgggaacgtggcagag atcatgcatggttttggggagctggggttccctcattgtgtgggcgcggtggatggcagccatattcctctccaatctccgatacaccaagcctcagaatacataaacaggaaggatgagtactccatgattctgcaggggacctgcgaccacaaggggcggttcatcaatgtggaaataggatggagcggcaagaaccatgatgcctatgtctttgccaactcaggcctctgtgagacgatggatgcaggtgtcttcgtgcctacccatccaacaatcagattgcacggccagcagattccacccctcattattgcggatggcgcgtaccctttgcgtgagtggttgatgaaaccctatggtggggcactcactccacagcaagcccacttcaaccgctgtcttaggcgagcacgccttgtggtggagcaggcgttcggccgcctcaaggggaggtggcggagcataggcgtgcgcctggagctggccgaagaaaacatcccttcggtcatcagtgcttgcgtcatcctgcacaacatctgcgaaaccaaggggcacgccatgctcgtggaggcggcggagcacaattctgttgagctggctactctgggcgagccctacgtcaatgaggccaatcgccacacccgggaagggcacaaggtgcgggatgctatcagagagttcctgtgggctaaccgccgctga